The Microbulbifer sp. YPW1 genome contains a region encoding:
- the bioB gene encoding biotin synthase BioB, with protein MPQATSVYGEVRHDWSRQQVLDLFALPFNDLLFTAQQVHRQHFDANRVQVSTLCSIKTGACPEDCTYCPQSARYDTGLEREKLMKVEKVVEEARAAKAGGATRFCMGAAWRSPKKKDMPYVTQMVKEVKALGLETCMTLGMLTDEQAKDLADAGLDYYNHNLDTSPEYYGEIITTRTYEDRLTTLGNVRAAGMKVCAGGIIGLGEGEKDRAGLLMQLANLPDHPESVPINMLVKVAGTPLAENEDLDPFEFIRCIAVARIMMPKSHVRLSAGRESMNDEMQSLAFLAGANSIFYGEKLLTTGNPEANKDMQLFARLGIKPEEYQQYQDEASVEADLQAQITEQQNDPFFYDAAKA; from the coding sequence ATGCCCCAAGCCACTTCCGTTTACGGCGAGGTGCGCCATGACTGGAGCCGCCAGCAGGTCCTGGACCTGTTCGCGCTGCCGTTCAATGACCTGCTGTTTACTGCCCAGCAGGTGCATCGCCAGCACTTTGACGCCAACCGGGTACAGGTGAGCACCCTCTGCTCCATCAAGACCGGCGCCTGCCCGGAAGATTGTACCTACTGCCCGCAGAGTGCCCGCTACGACACCGGTCTCGAGCGCGAAAAGCTGATGAAGGTGGAAAAGGTGGTGGAAGAAGCCCGCGCGGCCAAGGCCGGTGGCGCCACCCGCTTCTGCATGGGCGCCGCCTGGCGCTCACCGAAGAAAAAAGACATGCCCTATGTCACCCAGATGGTTAAAGAGGTCAAGGCGCTGGGCCTGGAGACCTGTATGACCCTGGGGATGCTCACCGACGAGCAGGCCAAGGACCTGGCGGACGCCGGTCTGGACTACTACAACCACAACCTCGATACCTCCCCGGAATACTACGGCGAGATCATTACCACCCGTACCTATGAAGATCGCCTGACCACCCTCGGCAATGTACGCGCGGCGGGTATGAAGGTGTGTGCCGGTGGCATCATCGGTCTGGGTGAAGGAGAAAAGGATCGCGCCGGGCTGTTGATGCAGCTGGCAAACCTGCCGGACCATCCGGAATCCGTGCCCATCAATATGCTGGTGAAAGTGGCCGGTACTCCGCTGGCAGAAAACGAAGACCTGGACCCGTTTGAATTTATCCGCTGTATTGCCGTGGCCCGCATCATGATGCCGAAATCCCATGTGCGCCTGTCTGCGGGTCGCGAGTCCATGAACGACGAGATGCAATCCCTCGCATTCCTCGCCGGTGCCAACTCCATTTTTTACGGGGAAAAACTGCTCACCACCGGCAACCCGGAAGCCAACAAGGACATGCAGTTGTTTGCGCGCCTCGGTATCAAGCCGGAGGAATACCAGCAGTACCAGGACGAAGCTTCGGTAGAGGCGGACCTGCAGGCGCAGATCACCGAGCAGCAGAACGATCCCTTCTTTTACGACGCCGCCAAGGCGTAA